One stretch of Ananas comosus cultivar F153 linkage group 6, ASM154086v1, whole genome shotgun sequence DNA includes these proteins:
- the LOC109711365 gene encoding UMP-CMP kinase 4-like isoform X2, producing MGHVEAAPVVTNEEKDVSESLLGDKKVTVVFVLGGPGSGKGTQCANIVQNFGFTHLSAGDLLRAEIKSGSENGTMIQNMIKEGKIVPSEVTIKLLQRAMLESGNDKFLIDGFPRNEENRAAFENVTKITPEFVLFFDCSEEEMEKRLLNRNQGRDDDNIETIRKRFKVFVESSLPVVEYYESKGKVKKIDAAKPIPEVFEDVKAIFSSYGAKAM from the exons TGTGACGAATGAGGAAAAG GATGTTAGTGAAAGCCTCTTGGGCGACAAGAAAGTGACTGTTGTATTTGTTTTAG GTGGCCCTGGTAGTGGAAAGGGTACGCAGTGTGCCAATATTGTTCAGAACTTTGGATTTACTCATCTCAGCGCTGGCGATCTTCTGCGTGCAGAAATTAAGTCTGGTTCTGAGAACGG AACCATGATCCAGAACATGATAAAGGAGGGAAAAATTGTTCCTTCTGAGGTAACAATAAAGCTGTTACAACGGGCTATGCTAGAAAGTGGAAATGACAAATTTCTCATTGATGGATTTCCTAGAAATGAGGAGAATCGTGCTGCTTTTGAGAATGTT ACAAAAATAACGCCCGAGTTCGTTTTATTCTTTGACTGTTCTGAGGAAGAGATGGAGAAACGGCTTTTGAATCGTAATCAG GGAAGAGATGATGATAACATTGAGACCATCAGGAAGAGGTTCAAAGTTTTTGTGGAATCTAGTTTACCTGTAGTGGAGTATTACGAATCAAAGGGCAAGGTTAAGAAG ATTGATGCCGCAAAGCCTATCCCTGAGGTTTTTGAGGATGTGAAAGCCATTTTCTCCTCATATGGTGCAAAG GCTATGTAG
- the LOC109711365 gene encoding UMP-CMP kinase 4-like isoform X1 has translation MGHVEAAPVVTNEEKDVSESLLGDKKVTVVFVLGGPGSGKGTQCANIVQNFGFTHLSAGDLLRAEIKSGSENGTMIQNMIKEGKIVPSEVTIKLLQRAMLESGNDKFLIDGFPRNEENRAAFENVTKITPEFVLFFDCSEEEMEKRLLNRNQGRDDDNIETIRKRFKVFVESSLPVVEYYESKGKVKKIDAAKPIPEVFEDVKAIFSSYGAKQAM, from the exons TGTGACGAATGAGGAAAAG GATGTTAGTGAAAGCCTCTTGGGCGACAAGAAAGTGACTGTTGTATTTGTTTTAG GTGGCCCTGGTAGTGGAAAGGGTACGCAGTGTGCCAATATTGTTCAGAACTTTGGATTTACTCATCTCAGCGCTGGCGATCTTCTGCGTGCAGAAATTAAGTCTGGTTCTGAGAACGG AACCATGATCCAGAACATGATAAAGGAGGGAAAAATTGTTCCTTCTGAGGTAACAATAAAGCTGTTACAACGGGCTATGCTAGAAAGTGGAAATGACAAATTTCTCATTGATGGATTTCCTAGAAATGAGGAGAATCGTGCTGCTTTTGAGAATGTT ACAAAAATAACGCCCGAGTTCGTTTTATTCTTTGACTGTTCTGAGGAAGAGATGGAGAAACGGCTTTTGAATCGTAATCAG GGAAGAGATGATGATAACATTGAGACCATCAGGAAGAGGTTCAAAGTTTTTGTGGAATCTAGTTTACCTGTAGTGGAGTATTACGAATCAAAGGGCAAGGTTAAGAAG ATTGATGCCGCAAAGCCTATCCCTGAGGTTTTTGAGGATGTGAAAGCCATTTTCTCCTCATATGGTGCAAAG CAGGCTATGTAG
- the LOC109711364 gene encoding choline/ethanolaminephosphotransferase 1-like — MGYIGHHGVATLKKYKYSGVDNSLVAKYILQPFWSRCVTLFPLWMPPNMITLTAFLFLVISALLGYIYSPRLDTAPPRWVHLAHGLLLFLYQTFDAVDGKQARRTNSSSPLGELFDHGCDALACAFEALAFGSTAMCGRNTFWFWVTAAIPFYLATWEHFFTNTLILPIINGPTEGLMLIYICHFLTFLTGAEWWAQDFRKSIPLLSWVPLIPETPVYGIVLFLMVIFGVIPTISSNIRNVHKVVEARKGSMLLALAMLYPFGVLLAGVLVWAYLSPSDIMRNHPHLLVVGTGFTFGFLVGRMILAHLCDEPKGLKTGMCMSLLYLPFAIANALTAMLNDGVPLVDEHLVLLLYCLYAVGLYLHFATSVIHEITNALGIYCFRITRKEA, encoded by the exons ATGGGTTATATAGGGCACCATGGGGTTGCGACGCTGAAAAAGTACAAGTACAGTGGAGTGGACAACTCCTTGGTTGCGAAGTATATCCTACAACCCTTTTGGAGCCGATGCGTCACTCTTTTCCCTCTTTGGATGCC ACCAAACATG ATTACACTTACAGCTTTTTTGTTTCTAGTCATATCGGCACTTCTTGGCTAT ATATATTCACCTCGCCTAGATACAGCACCTCCAAGATGGGTCCACCTTGCTCATGGGTTGCTTCTCTTCTTATATCAG ACTTTCGATGCTGTTGATGGTAAACAAGCAAGACGTACTAACTCATCAAGTCCTTTAGGAGAACTTTTCGATCATG GATGTGATGCACTTGCTTGTGCT TTTGAAGCTTTGGCTTTTGGAAGCACTGCAATGTGCGGAAGGAACACATTCTGGTTCTGGGTGACTGCAGCTATCCCATTTTATCTGGCCACTTGGGAACA CTTCTTTACGAATACACTCATTCTTCCTATAATAAATGGACCTACAGAAGGCCTCATGCTGATTTATATCTGCCATTTTCTGACATTTTTAACAG GAGCTGAATGGTGGGCACAAGATTTTCGAAAGTCAATTCCCCTTTTAAGTTGGGTGCCACTCATTCCTG AAACCCCCGTTTACGGCATTGTGCTGTTTCTTATGGTTATTTTTGGCGTGATCCCAACTATTTCGTCCAA CATCCGTAATGTCCATAAGGTTGTTGAAGCAAGAAAAGGAAGCATGCTGTTGGCATTAGCAATG CTTTATCCTTTTGGTGTGCTCTTGGCTGGAGTTCTTGTCTG GGCTTATCTGTCACCTTCAGATATTATGCGGAATCACCCACATTTGCTTGTAGTTGGAACTGGTTTTACATTTGGGTTTCTAGTG GGAAGAATGATACTGGCTCACCTTTGTGATGAACCAAAGGGTTTAAAAACTGGAATGTGCATG TCTCTGCTGTATCTTCCTTTTGCTATTGCGAATGCTCTAACTGCTATGCTCAATGATGG AGTTCCTCTGGTTGATGAGCATTTAGTTCTTCTTCTGTACTGCTTATATGCTG TGGGTCTCTACCTGCATTTTGCTACTTCTGTCATCCACGAAATCACAAATGCTCTTGGAATCTACTGCTTCAG GATAACAAGGAAAGAGGCCTGA
- the LOC109711363 gene encoding endoglucanase 8, protein MRPQFRTLHVFFLVWLALSVDGHRRLVAGGGSYNYKEALTKSILFLEAQRSGKLPPNSRIPWRGDSALDDGKLANVDLVGGYYDAGDNVKYGLPMAFTITSLAWTALAYKSELQSTGELKNVYAAIRWGTDYFLKASSKKNRLWVQVGDPVADHQCWVRPENMKTPRTLYKIDQSTPGTEIAAETAAAMAASSIVFRDSDRKYARRLLNKAKLLFEFARNYKGTYDGECPFYCSYSGYNDELLWAASWLYLATKRQNYFKYITEEAVTASVAEFSWDLKYAGVQVLLSDLHLTGEGGLQNFKTQADNFVCAILPDSPFHQVYISPGGMIHLRDGANTQYVTGTAFLFFLYSDILIKNHETVTCGQQVIQPTRLREFAKQQMDYLLGSNPRARSYMVGFGASPPTEPHHRGASVPVVQLQEDVDCGMSFTKWYDRDQPNPNELTGAIVGGPDSYDNFDDKRSDSSKLEPTTYINSLAVGPLAKLAAHAF, encoded by the exons ATGAGGCCACAATTTCGAACGTTGCATGTCTTCTTCCTCGTGTGGTTGGCGCTCTCCGTCGACGGCCACCGACGCCTCGTCGCCGGTGGCGGTTCATACAACTACAAGGAAGCGCTTACGAAGTCGATATTGTTTCTCGAGGCGCAGCGATCAGGGAAGCTCCCGCCGAACTCCAGGATCCCTTGGCGCGGCGATTCGGCGCTCGACGATGGAAAGCTTGCCAAT gTGGATCTTGTAGGAGGGTACTATGATGCAGGAGATAATGTTAAGTATGGTTTACCCATGGCCTTCACCATTACGAGCCTCGCGTGGACGGCGCTTGCATATAAATCCGAGCTACAATCCACCGGAGAGCTCAAGAACGTGTACGCCGCGATTCGCTGGGGCACGGACTACTTCCTCAAGGCCAGTTCCAAGAAAAATCGCTTGTGGGTTCAG GTTGGAGATCCAGTAGCAGATCATCAGTGCTGGGTGCGCCCTGAGAACATGAAGACTCCGAGAACACTTTACAAGATAGACCAGAGCACGCCGGGGACGGAGATCGCCGCCGAGACGGCCGCTGCCATGGCCGCTTCTTCGATCGTTTTCAGGGATAGCGATCGCAAATACGCTCGCCGGCTCTTGAACAAAGCCAAGTTG CTCTTTGAGTTTGCTAGAAACTACAAAGGAACATATGATGGAGAATGCCCATTCTATTGCTCCTACTCTGGCTACaat GATGAGTTGTTATGGGCTGCTTCATGGCTATATCTAGCAACAAAGAGGCAGAATTACTTCAAATATATCACTGAAGAAGCTGTAACTGCAAGTGTTGCTGAGTTCAGCTGGGATCTTAAATATGCTGGTGTCCAAGTTCTCCTCTCAGAT CTGCATCTAACAGGGGAGGGTGGTCTCCAGAATTTCAAGACACAAGCTGACAACTTTGTCTGTGCCATACTACCAGATAGTCCCTTCCATCAAGTGTATATTTCCCCGG GGGGAATGATTCATCTAAGAGATGGAGCGAACACCCAGTATGTTACGGGCACCGCGTTCCTGTTCTTTTTGTACAGTGACATTCTCATCAAGAACCATGAAACAGTCACATGTGGGCAACAAGTGATTCAACCTACTCGCCTCAGGGAATTCGCCAAGCAAcag ATGGACTACCTTCTTGGGAGCAACCCTAGGGCCCGGTCGTACATGGTGGGGTTCGGAGCCAGCCCTCCGACGGAGCCGCACCACCGCGGAGCGTCGGTGCCGGTGGTCCAGCTCCAGGAGGACGTCGACTGCGGCATGAGCTTCACCAAGTGGTACGACCGGGACCAGCCGAACCCGAACGAGCTCACGGGGGCCATCGTCGGCGGTCCCGACAGCTACGACAACTTCGACGACAAGCGGTCGGACTCCTCCAAGCTCGAGCCCACCACCTACATCAACTCCCTCGCCGTCGGCCCCCTCGCCAAGCTCGCCGCGCACGCCTTCTGA